A stretch of DNA from Sebastes umbrosus isolate fSebUmb1 chromosome 14, fSebUmb1.pri, whole genome shotgun sequence:
CACATATTTCTCTCTACGCTCTACAACCGTAAAATCGTCTAAACTGAGCTCTAACATCGTGGAAGTGAGGTGACATAAAATCAAAGTGAAAATTGGTTTAAACCAATCAGCTCTAGCTGAAAAAATACAGGtgacaaaacattaaaaacacttaTCCCATTAGATTCAGACTTACACTTTCTGAGGACATCATTATCTCAGATGTCCATCGCACATAAAATGTCCATAAATCCGCTTGGAAATCATAGAAATAAATCGCTCCGTATGACTCCAGAACTTGTCAGGAGAATCACGTTTTTAGAAATCCAGTTCTCCAGATAGTCGTCTGCATATCCGTGGGTAAATTGGGTGCAGACAGGAACAGTttggcatacttttaatggtgccaaGTTGCCGAAATGCAAACAAATACGGGCGGATTCAAGTTGTTGCAAGACGGgagagaaaacagtttttttgaCCCCAGTGAAAATGTTGGCTAAACGCCAGGATATATGGATTGAAGCTGAATATTTCGTCAGATAAAAACAAGTTGTGATTTTTGGAAATGAAtatatctatctttttttctcaATACACTTTGACTtcacaacgctctggagttatttgaAATGTTTAGATTACAtgagtcggaaacaatcctacgcagccacgaGTGGAAagtaattctacaaatagtataatactaataatattatttcAGCCTAGTTTTGATCTGCAACTGAGCACAAATACCAGGTTTCAACAGgataaatacatgcaaaaaaaataaataaatatgcacagtattcaaatgttgatttagaatttgaatgataatgttatgaatgaagcttcgaagctttgagCTGTCTGGTACAGCCCTAAACAGGAGTGACTATGAGCCTTACATGCAGGTTACAAACATGCCCTGTATCATACTATGCCTTCAACAAGTGAAGGAAGAAAACATTTACTTGATGCTGTCCATCCATTGTTCTTTCTCCTCAGCGGTGGGGGCGGAGATACGGTAGAAGGTGTGGTTGCCCTCGACGACGCGTCCGTCAGTCTCAGTCTTGCACGCTTTTATCACCTGATCCTTGTTGTCAGGTATGAAAAGCTCAAAGCAGTTCTGCAGAAGTGAAGAGGATGGAGGTCAGAAATTATAGAAAGTATAATGCTTACAGAcaaaaataactgtatttataaaaaaaagaaatgctataAACTATTAGCTCATGTAACTACAGTTCCATATGTATAGATTTAGAAATCCCTCTTTATGGCATATTGTTTATATACTGCGTCATATAATGTTGTGAGGACGTAACTGCCAGTAAAAGGGttttctatatacagtatactgtatatatacagatattttgataaatcaacaaattgattaatcgactaagaatttctttggtcgaggacagcccttaTATTTTTTGAATAAACCAGTTTGATTGATTTCTAGTTCGTCCTCAAATTTCAAAGAAGTGCATGGTACACACCACCTTTTATCAACGAATTTATGGctacatctatttttaattttatttttgctacatttaatgatatttatcgagtcatttatttatttattttagatttttttccgTCCTCTGATACTGAGGAGAGTCCTTCTTTATTGTCCATTAAAATAATGGGTTGTAGTTAGAGCTGccacgattaatcgattagttgtcaactattaaattaatccccAACTATTTCGATAATTGATTAAAcggtttgagtaattctttaagaaaataaaaagtccattccagcttcttaaatatgattattttctggtttctttactcctctatgacagtaaactgaataactttgagttgtgaacaaaacaagatatttgaggacgtcatcttggggttttaggaaacactgatcgacatttctcaccattttctgacattttatagaccaaacaactaatcaattaatcaagaaaataatcaacagattaattatcTTATTAATTGTTATTTGCAGCCTTAGTTGTAGTAAAATCTAAATCCCAGTCCTGACTGTAATCACAGGAAGAACCACTAGAGGGAGCTATACTTACAGGCTTCTTATCCTCCACCTCCTTGATGCTCAGGTTCTCCAGCGGGATGATTCCTCTGGGCTCTTTGTCCTGGACAAACATAAAATATGTGAGTGACGGAGTGCTGCACACGGGGGAAAATGACAGGGAACAGATTATTCACTGTGACTGAGAGACTGATTCTGCACTCACTGTGGTGTACTCAAAGTAGTACAGACAGTTGTCTGTGAGGATGAACCACCTCCTCTTCCAGGTTTTGACTCGTCCCCCTGTCGTGGAGCAAACAGCCAGCGTCAGAGAGGATCagcaggagaaaagagagagagagagagagagagagacgagcacCGAAGCACCGGGTCGAgcagcagacaggcagacagatgtatgggcagacagacagatgacgGCTCCACAGGACTCCTTTTACCCAGAACATCCCGCCACTCTCCCCTAATCCACCATCGCACCATGAGCTCACCATCACCACAACTGCAAAGCCTTCAGCTCTCTGACTTTATAACTACTTATTCCTTTCCCCCTTTTACATGTTAATGTAAATACTTTTAGCTATTTTCACACCTAAATGGACACTTAACagtagagatgttccgataccattttttccttcccgattccaatacctgaacttgcggaattgatttccggttaaacaagttgatttttttctgggttaataaatgatggtatcggatcggtgcatagactggcgtgtCTGATACTAGTATTGGAACAACTCTACTTAACAGATTTATCTCAAATAGTTGATAAATACCATAATAAGGCTAATTGAAGTGGATGTGAAGATGCTACACAATAAAGCTACATGTCTCCAGAAATCTCTGGAAACTCACTTGGCCCTGTTTCTCTATCCTTAGTTGCTGACTCAGAGGAATGAGCGTGGAAAGTATCAATAGACTGCATACAGCTATATGCACTTTGCACTAACTGAGCTTAGTAACTATAAGATGGTTATATAAATGTGGAAAGCACTCCAGTGACTTAATACGAGGGGCTGAATGTGGAGAGTAAGGGAGGATTAAGCTGTCTTTCACGCCCAGTGGGGGCTCTCTGGTTAACTCTTGCGCCCGCTGATCTGtggctgacctctgacccccttTTGTCACCCATACTTCCTGCGAGGGGAAACCTGATCAAAGTAGCAGATGGCACTCTCACTCTGGGACGATGGGATGCCAACAAACTGAGAGGGGGCAGGAAGCTCAGCAGCGCCTGGAGCTATGCTCGGCTTCTCTACAGGCATCTCAGACTTGAATTTCCTGTTTGTTAAGTAACTTCTCAGTCATATAGGAGCAGTGTCCAGTGAGTCTGGACATGGCATAAAGACCTTGTCTAGACTAGGCTATCCCACCACCAGTGTTAGTAAAAAAGCTGCTTTGTGAAACCCATCTACCAGGATAGAGGATGTTTATATACAGACACGTAGAACACACGCGTATTATCATATAACAGAAGTAGCACTGTTATATGATATCCCATCATATCACATGATTGGTCAAACACTTCAGTCTATGCTTGTTATAATCTACATCGACACACGCTCGAGAGCCCCCTCGCCACATCTCGACTTGTGTTGCGACAAAAaagcagacaaacagaaaaaacacaagacGCGATGGCACAGAATCACACAGCTGACGGAGTTGATTGAGTCGGTTGTGATTGGGTTTTTCACGGTCATGTCAGCTCCTGTCACTCccgaaaaaagagagagagagagagagaggtgaccTCCTCCCGTGCAAGAATGTCTGGGACGAGGCGGGGCGTCCCAGGAGATTGTTGCAGAGATGCGTGGACGGTGCTGGGCCGGAGTGGAGCTgagtggagggggggggcgCCCATGCAAGACGGGGACTGTGGGAGGCTGGGCGAGTACAGGTGAAGAGGTTGTCTTGTAAATCATATCTAGTTGTTGATAGTTTTATGATTCCTTTGGAAATGATTTATCTCAACAGGATAAACTCTTCTTATCTAATGTTTTTACAAGGGCTCTTATTTTGTAATTAATAGGAAATATGCATAAATTACAAGCTACTAACCATGTGCACTTTAAGTGTGTACACCCTTTCGATACACTCCTCTGCCCATGCCTCTCTCCCACAGTTTGGTCCAGTCCGGTCTAGCACCACACCGGGCCGCAGCCACACTTTGTTACCTTTCAGATCCATTTACAGCGTCAGATAAGGAGAGCAGAGCCACATTGTTGAAAAGGTGCAGTATTCCCTTTCCATGCAACCAGAGAGCAAACAACAATAAGCCAATGGGTGAATGGGTTCATGATCAATTTCAAGCAAAAGTCCTTTGTTGTGCTCtctgtgtggaaaaaaaggaataatgcagcttccaaaaaaaaaaaaaaaacagatcaaaGAGAGTGACCACCACAGCATACAGAGAAAAGAGGGTCAAACTGCTCGGTAGCGTGGTCACAAAGCATCGGCTCGCCGAGCCGAGTCCACGGGGTGGCGAATGAACCCGGTGACCGCCCGGCAACCGCCCACAGAGATAAAGAGAGCGTGGACAAACCACCGGCTCAATGAGAGACTGAACAGACAAACATCTGAAGTTCAAATGAGTCAATGgagagacaaaaaataaaaacaaaaaccctGTGTGAAGAGAACAAAAGCATGGCGGACCACCAAAAGCACCCGAGAGCTGAGAGATGGACTAGCGTTTGGGAAGAGCAGGTGTACATACCTCCTGAGGAAAGACAACAGCCAAAATCAtgggaacaaacaaacaaacgaagaggaaaagaaaacaaaaaaatcaaattaaatgatAAGGAATTATTGCACCACAGTCCTTTTAATCTGGTTCCAGGGAGGCTTTGATGCACTGCTTTACAGCTTTAATTTAGCAATGATGGACAGCAGATTTCTGCTGTTATTAAATCCGCCCAGAAGGGGGAGATCTACTCAATGTCATAGCTACTGTAAAGCACTACATTAAATTATCGCCTCCACTTCTGTTATATCCAGTAATATACCTTCCACCCTGATTGTTTTACTCAAATCTGCCAATTTGGAGTCATTGGAGAAAGAGTAATTCTTCACTTTCTTGGCGTAGTCGGTTGTAAAGATTCACAGCGAATGGAAGATTTAATTTCACTTTCGTGcttttttattacattcatTGTGAATCTGTACAACAGAGAGAAATCTCAGAGGAAACAGAGGATGAAGAGTTCAGGGCTTTTCTGCTTGTACTTGTGACCAGTGAAAGTAACAGCTGACATCCTGTAAAACACAGGAAACAATacaggcatgtgtgtgtgtgtgtgtgtgtgttcgaaTATACTTTAAAGTCAGAAATCAAGGCAGGTCAAAAAGGCCTTTAAAATGTCACGAAACactgttaaaaaatgtattaggATAAGAAAAAGAATTATAAACACCAAGACAAACCcttcattattaaaaaaattccaAAGCCTGCTGGGAGTTTCCACAATGCGACAAAGTATTCGCTTCAAATCTCCAATAAAATCAGGATCAAAAATGTCCacgaaaaaaagcaaaaacaatctGATCAAATGTCCTCTCAAGATAAATGTTCTAAACTAAGTGTATGTGCAgtatgtgtatgtttgtttatgtgcaaACACTTGATTTACAAGCTATAAAAGTTGGGATTCGTACGTGTGCATGTCAGTGTATGAATATGCCCTGCCTTAAATAATTCAAAGGGCTCCGCATATGCCGGCCTGATCTCATGGCCACATTCATAATACATGAAAGCGGGCAGAGATGTCTTCAGATGTCTCGGGTCGAGTGAGTACAAAACTATCCACACATGCTCACAGCAGACACCTTAACACACACTCACGGGTTATTGACCTCAGGGAGACATACTGTATTAACCATTTTATGCAGCCTTGAGATTATTTACCAATACGTGCTGctatgaaaacacaacacaaagtaATCCACGTTGATGAGAGCACCATTATTTTAGTGATTCATTATAAGTGTGTACACGTATTTACAGCGTCACTCACCCAGTTTTAGCAGCCAGCCCTCTCTGTCTGGGTtgaagaaagtgtgtgtgaggtcGTTGCCGTCGTCCTCTGGGATTTTGAAAGGCTCGTTCTTGATGCTCTCGTACAGATTCTACAATAAAAGATAGTCGACTATGAACACAGAGCGGGTTTGAGAAATCACCCAGGAGGAGGGAaatagagctcaacagtgaAAATCCCGTTCATGTTCTGGATCGCGGATTTGATTATTAACCATAATGTTGTAACCATCCAAGGTAGATTTAACACGAGCCACCAGATCATGAAACGATAGTATATGCTCCTGTAGAAGCCACAAGTCTGTATGATATCAACcttgtttttaagaaaaatatgtattattcacAATGTCATGGACAAGTACTACACTACCCACAATCCTAAGTGTAACAGTGACGTCTCTGATTGATGGAGTTTGCTATTACCAGGGAAATTTTTACTGCACCTGTGAACAGCTAGTGAGTGTACGTGCTCGTACGTGCTGCTCCGTGGTCTGCTACCGGATTTAAAACTGGgtcaacatggcggctcgtttggaaactttccctttttttttttttattatgaaattagttcaccaaaatgtatttctgaaaacaatcatttgaggtgagaaataaggcctgcagttgctgaatctgtcttcattctAGATCAACAGTTGTTAAGTTTAAATGTTTAACGGAGTTTCCAAAACGCGGCGAGTCGCCATTCGCAATGGTTTATGGGATGAGTAGTTCCTTCactcttaaaataattatgtacaCAGTGTCGTACCTTtgccttttttctgttttccaatgttttttttgctctgaatcaaatgttttatggtcTTGTAATTGGTTGGTTTGATTCCATGCTCAAAACTCTTTAtacaaggattttctgaaacgTCAATGGAGTGAATCACTTCTGGAACCTGAGCCGGTGTTTTATAGCCATACTGACCCTGAGCAGGTCTTCAGGTAAGTCTCCTCCATCGTTGATTCCTCTGTTCATGGAGATGAATCGTTCCACAGCGGGCTTGTCCTTGACATTCGGGTTGTGCAGGCTGGTGTTTAGCATGATGATGGCGAACGACAGGATGTAACAGGTGTCTGTAACACAGGATGACACCATAAGAGAGGGATGAACAGAAAGGTTGCTGTTTACCATAAAACTGCTGCCGGTgtttaatttaaatgtgaatgtgaattaGCTGAGCTGAAAGGACTGCACTTAGGGGACCACAGCCAAACAGAGAGGAACAGATAGGCGAAGCTTCGTTAGCGAGGGGAGTGGGTGGGAGTGAAAGGCTGCGAGTGGGCAGCTAAGTATGCATGTGAGTTTCTGGACGTGCgctctaatgtgtgtgtgtttgctgaaaGACAACGTGGCCAGCACGCGGCTGACGCAGCAGCACTTTATCTGGCCTGTTAGGCTGTTGAGAAGTCCCATGCATTATTCACATCCATCTGCATCCATGTTAGAGGCAGGCGGCTGTCTGCTATAGGCATTATTTCCCAAAAGCCAGACACTCTTATAGAGCATAGTTCACCTCGGCAGACTTTGTGTCTGCTAAACAAAGCAGTTTAGTTCCATTGACATGCCATTAGATATGCAATATGGAAAAGTAAGTGCATCAGGAAGACAAAAGTTTATCTGATAAAGTCCCTAAAAATTAAGAAATTGAGAGTTTAAATTagttatttataatattctgattAGGAATTTGAATTATAGTAATTGAAATCATCAATATTGCTGACAAAAATGGCTATATTTGCATGGAGTGGCGGCGCTACCTGTGGACTGGAAAACGCCAGGGTTGCATTGGCAGTAGCGCTGAGCGAAGGCCTCCATCATGCGGTCGATCTTCTGAGCTTCTCCCGGTAGCCGAAAACTCCACAGGAACTGTCTGTCAGGGGGACACAGCTCAGTAGTCAGATACAGATTCACTTCCACTTCGTAAAAAATCACAAGAATGAAACTGACAGCTGCAGCCTTCCAAAACTGTATCACACATGATTTACATAAAAAGGAGGGCAAACCTACAGGATCTAGTCAAGGACTTGGTGAGTATGGAGCAGACCTGAGGATGTTGTCTTACCTTAGGGCCTGAACCAGGTTGAGGTCTGTGAACTCGTGAAGCTCCACAAAGTCATGCAGGACTTGGAGATTGAAATCATCTCTACAGGAGACAAAACATGACACAATTCTTACTGgtaaacatttcaaaagtgtttttctgctaaataaatacacaaaagaTCAGAGCATTTTCTCAAATAATCAACTAATtgcttggtctataaaatgtcagaaaatagtgaataaTGTCCGACgccagtccaaaacccaaagatattcaatttcctatcacattaagacaaagaaaagcagcaaatcatcacattaTTAGACTCAAGGCCAAGACTAAACTGTGCTTGTATTCTAGCTGTTCGTAAGATTTTGATCGCTGCCTCATTTGAAAAGTCGTCGTCCCATCAGGACGGTGTCTGAGGACTCAGCTCAGGGTGTGATCTGGCTCACATGGGCTTAAAAAGGTCTGCGATACGCTGCATACTCCCATTAAACCCAATAGAGCAGGAAAAACACCCACCACCTCCCTTTCATTAATCATCTAATCTCGATCATGACATCACTCCCGACCTTCGTGC
This window harbors:
- the cyth1a gene encoding cytohesin-1a isoform X5; its protein translation is MQRNKQVAMGRKKFNMDPKKGIQFLIENDLLKHTSTDIAQFLYKGEGLNKTAIGDYLGERDDFNLQVLHDFVELHEFTDLNLVQALRQFLWSFRLPGEAQKIDRMMEAFAQRYCQCNPGVFQSTDTCYILSFAIIMLNTSLHNPNVKDKPAVERFISMNRGINDGGDLPEDLLRNLYESIKNEPFKIPEDDGNDLTHTFFNPDREGWLLKLGGGRVKTWKRRWFILTDNCLYYFEYTTDKEPRGIIPLENLSIKEVEDKKPNCFELFIPDNKDQVIKACKTETDGRVVEGNHTFYRISAPTAEEKEQWMDSIKAAISRDPFYEMLAARKKKVSSMKRH
- the cyth1a gene encoding cytohesin-1a isoform X3 → MVLKSEDGVVPDDLTPEEQQELENIRRRKQELLEDIQRLKDEIAEVTSEIENLGSTEERKNMQRNKQVAMGRKKFNMDPKKGIQFLIENDLLKHTSTDIAQFLYKGEGLNKTAIGDYLGERDDFNLQVLHDFVELHEFTDLNLVQALRQFLWSFRLPGEAQKIDRMMEAFAQRYCQCNPGVFQSTDTCYILSFAIIMLNTSLHNPNVKDKPAVERFISMNRGINDGGDLPEDLLRNLYESIKNEPFKIPEDDGNDLTHTFFNPDREGWLLKLGGGRVKTWKRRWFILTDNCLYYFEYTTDKEPRGIIPLENLSIKEVEDKKPNCFELFIPDNKDQVIKACKTETDGRVVEGNHTFYRISAPTAEEKEQWMDSIKAAISRDPFYEMLAARKKKVSSMKRH
- the cyth1a gene encoding cytohesin-1a isoform X2 codes for the protein MQRNKQVAMGRKKFNMDPKKGIQFLIENDLLKHTSTDIAQFLYKGEGLNKTAIGDYLGERDDFNLQVLHDFVELHEFTDLNLVQALRQFLWSFRLPGEAQKIDRMMEAFAQRYCQCNPGVFQSTDTCYILSFAIIMLNTSLHNPNVKDKPAVERFISMNRGINDGGDLPEDLLRNLYESIKNEPFKIPEDDGNDLTHTFFNPDREGWLLKLGGRVKTWKRRWFILTDNCLYYFEYTTDKEPRGIIPLENLSIKEVEDKKPNCFELFIPDNKDQVIKACKTETDGRVVEGNHTFYRISAPTAEEKEQWMDSIKAAISRDPFYEMLAARKKKVSSMKRH
- the cyth1a gene encoding cytohesin-1a isoform X4; the encoded protein is MEGENHVPDDLTPEEQQELENIRRRKQELLEDIQRLKDEIAEVTSEIENLGSTEERKNMQRNKQVAMGRKKFNMDPKKGIQFLIENDLLKHTSTDIAQFLYKGEGLNKTAIGDYLGERDDFNLQVLHDFVELHEFTDLNLVQALRQFLWSFRLPGEAQKIDRMMEAFAQRYCQCNPGVFQSTDTCYILSFAIIMLNTSLHNPNVKDKPAVERFISMNRGINDGGDLPEDLLRNLYESIKNEPFKIPEDDGNDLTHTFFNPDREGWLLKLGGGRVKTWKRRWFILTDNCLYYFEYTTDKEPRGIIPLENLSIKEVEDKKPNCFELFIPDNKDQVIKACKTETDGRVVEGNHTFYRISAPTAEEKEQWMDSIKAAISRDPFYEMLAARKKKVSSMKRH
- the cyth1a gene encoding cytohesin-1a isoform X1, with product MGSVSELCVSSLQTFLCPAVKPQAPVPDDLTPEEQQELENIRRRKQELLEDIQRLKDEIAEVTSEIENLGSTEERKNMQRNKQVAMGRKKFNMDPKKGIQFLIENDLLKHTSTDIAQFLYKGEGLNKTAIGDYLGERDDFNLQVLHDFVELHEFTDLNLVQALRQFLWSFRLPGEAQKIDRMMEAFAQRYCQCNPGVFQSTDTCYILSFAIIMLNTSLHNPNVKDKPAVERFISMNRGINDGGDLPEDLLRNLYESIKNEPFKIPEDDGNDLTHTFFNPDREGWLLKLGGGRVKTWKRRWFILTDNCLYYFEYTTDKEPRGIIPLENLSIKEVEDKKPNCFELFIPDNKDQVIKACKTETDGRVVEGNHTFYRISAPTAEEKEQWMDSIKAAISRDPFYEMLAARKKKVSSMKRH